A section of the Candidatus Binataceae bacterium genome encodes:
- the queG gene encoding tRNA epoxyqueuosine(34) reductase QueG: MTNHEQTIERIAAEAGFARVGFSRIQRLNDREAFYAQWLRQGRHGAMDYLAREPERRFDPRAIDKRFKSVISLLWPYAPPSPPAVDWRAELRGRIAAYALGPDYHDYVLKGARVVSAAIESLYPGAVTRTYVDTGPVFEREWAARARLGWFGKNTMLLTRERGSYFFLAEVFTDVEFDGADAPYREHCGTCRQCLDLCPTQALEDGYLMEPRQCISYLTIENRGPIPRELRAKVGVWLFGCDICQEVCPWNPHAPEDGDDNLMPRLLDLMALDDFSFSRRFSKTAIKRAKRRGLLRNAAVVLGNTGNRDAVPALTRVLEQEPEALVRSHAAWALGELGGRTARHALERARQHDIDAQVVEEARAGLDRNLA, from the coding sequence GTGACAAATCACGAACAGACTATTGAGCGCATTGCCGCCGAGGCTGGATTTGCGCGGGTTGGTTTCAGCCGCATCCAACGTCTGAATGACCGCGAGGCGTTCTATGCGCAATGGCTAAGGCAAGGCCGTCATGGCGCAATGGACTATCTCGCGCGCGAGCCGGAACGTCGCTTCGATCCGCGCGCGATCGACAAGAGGTTTAAATCGGTCATCAGTCTCCTGTGGCCCTACGCTCCTCCCTCCCCGCCAGCGGTGGATTGGCGCGCCGAGCTGCGTGGGCGAATCGCAGCCTACGCGCTCGGTCCCGACTACCACGACTACGTGCTCAAGGGGGCCCGGGTTGTCTCGGCAGCGATCGAATCGCTCTATCCGGGAGCGGTGACTCGAACTTACGTGGACACGGGCCCGGTGTTTGAGCGCGAGTGGGCCGCGCGGGCGCGCCTGGGCTGGTTCGGAAAAAACACCATGCTGCTGACGCGCGAGCGCGGTTCCTATTTTTTTCTCGCCGAAGTTTTCACGGACGTCGAGTTCGATGGCGCCGACGCTCCATATCGAGAGCACTGTGGTACTTGCCGCCAATGCCTGGATCTGTGCCCGACGCAGGCGCTCGAAGATGGCTATCTGATGGAGCCGCGCCAATGCATCTCCTATCTGACGATCGAGAATCGTGGCCCGATTCCGCGCGAGCTCAGAGCGAAAGTCGGGGTGTGGCTCTTCGGCTGCGACATCTGCCAGGAGGTGTGCCCCTGGAACCCTCACGCGCCCGAAGATGGCGACGACAATCTGATGCCGCGTTTACTGGACTTGATGGCTCTCGATGATTTTTCGTTCAGTCGGCGCTTCAGCAAAACCGCGATCAAGCGCGCAAAACGGCGCGGGCTGCTGCGCAATGCGGCCGTGGTCCTAGGCAACACCGGAAACCGCGACGCGGTGCCGGCGCTCACACGGGTGCTCGAACAGGAGCCGGAAGCGCTGGTCCGCTCGCACGCGGCCTGGGCGCTGGGCGAACTTGGAGGCCGAACTGCACGCCACGCTCTGGAACGTGCGCGGCAACATGACATTGATGCGCAGGTTGTGGAAGAGGCGCGTGCCGGACTCGATCGAAATCTCGCCTAG
- a CDS encoding tetratricopeptide repeat protein produces MNDARREFSMLASREPVPLARGALLIAKEEYPDLNVDHYVDRLSELAREAEPIVNAGNDTVEKVQLLSHFLFEQKAFEGNRDAFSDPRNSFLNEVIERRLGIPITLSVIYLEVGRRLGLNLYGVSFPTHFLVKAVDERGELLIDPFSSGIILTLEQVKARLAEIYRQPVELHPAMLKSAGTRQILVRMLRNLKGIYTGASDWARSLSALDRILMLDPRAVEELAERGQVYERLECFKAALDDFQSFLSLAPEHPAAEVAREAVLRLVRQVSLIN; encoded by the coding sequence ATGAACGATGCGCGGCGGGAATTTTCGATGCTGGCTTCGCGGGAGCCCGTACCTCTGGCCCGCGGGGCCCTGCTGATCGCCAAGGAAGAGTATCCGGATCTCAACGTCGACCACTACGTCGACCGGCTTTCGGAACTGGCGCGTGAGGCCGAGCCGATCGTCAATGCCGGCAATGACACGGTCGAGAAGGTACAGTTGCTCTCGCATTTCCTGTTCGAGCAGAAAGCTTTCGAAGGCAATCGCGATGCATTCAGTGATCCGCGCAATTCATTTCTGAATGAGGTGATCGAGCGCCGGCTTGGTATTCCGATAACCCTATCGGTGATCTACCTGGAAGTGGGACGCCGCCTCGGGCTCAACCTTTATGGCGTGTCGTTTCCCACCCACTTCCTGGTCAAAGCGGTCGACGAACGCGGCGAGCTCCTCATCGATCCGTTTTCCAGTGGCATCATTCTGACTCTTGAGCAGGTCAAGGCCCGCCTGGCCGAGATCTATCGTCAGCCGGTAGAGCTGCACCCTGCCATGCTCAAGAGCGCAGGTACCCGTCAGATCCTGGTGCGGATGCTGCGCAACCTCAAGGGGATCTATACCGGTGCGTCCGATTGGGCACGCTCGCTGAGTGCGCTCGATCGAATCCTGATGCTCGACCCGCGTGCGGTCGAGGAGCTCGCCGAGCGCGGCCAGGTTTACGAACGGCTCGAATGCTTCAAAGCCGCGCTCGACGACTTTCAGAGCTTTCTCTCGCTCGCGCCCGAGCATCCCGCCGCCGAGGTCGCGCGCGAAGCCGTCTTGCGGCTGGTGCGCCAGGTCTCGCTGATCAACTAG